One segment of Erigeron canadensis isolate Cc75 chromosome 2, C_canadensis_v1, whole genome shotgun sequence DNA contains the following:
- the LOC122589364 gene encoding hippocampus abundant transcript-like protein 1, which yields MTRWWEGARELRPLVHLLFPLCFHWVAEEMTVSVLVDVTTEALCPGQNSCSEAIYLNGLQQTIVGIFKMVMLPILGQLSDEYGRKPLLLVTLSTTIIPFALLAISESKSFVYAYYILRTISYIISQGSIFCIAVAYVADIVDNRKRAAVFSWITGLFSASHVVGNLLARFLPEKYIFVVSIALLIFCPVYMAIFLVETVKPTPKIDQHSSYLSKAVTVVQERYKTMKYAVTIVLSTPTLSSISVISFFYELGMSGISTVLLYYLKAAFGFDKNQLSEILSMVGVGSIVSQLVVLPLANPLVGEKVILCAGLLASIAYALFYGFAWASWVPYLSASFGVIFILVKPATYAVISKGSRSTDQGKAQTFIAGVQSIASLLSPLAMTPLTTWFLSTNAPFDCKGFSIICASLCMVISLCFACSLRVESPPDEGDNLEAPLIS from the exons atgacAAGGTGGTGGGAGGGTGCTCGTGAGCTGAGGCCATTAGTACACTTATTGTTCCCACTTTGTTTTCATTGGGTTGCTGAAGAAATGACTGTTTCTGTTCTTGTTGATGTTACCACTGAAGCTCTTTGTCCCGGCCAAAATTCATGTTCTGAAGCTATTTACCTCAATGGTCTTCAACAAACC ATTGTAGGAATATTCAAGATGGTCATGCTTCCAATTCTAGGCCAGCTTTCAGATGAGTATGGACGTAAACCACTGCTCCTCGTTACATTATCTACAACTATAATTCCCTTCG CCCTGCTTGCCATCAGTGaatcaaaatcatttgtatatgCTTATTATATCCTTCGCACGATTTCATATATAATCAGTCAAGGAAGTATTTTCTGCATTGCTGTTGCTTATGTG GCAGATATTGTTGATAATAGAAAGAGGGCAGCTGTTTTTAGTTGGATAACAGGCCTCTTTTCTGCATCACATGTCGTAGGAAATCTGCTGGCTCGTTTCCTTCCCGAGAAGTACATTTTTGTG GTTTCTATAGCTCTCTTGATCTTCTGTCCAGTTTATATGGCAATATTTCTGGTTGAGACAGTTAAACCGACTCCAAAGATCGATCAACACTCATCTTATTTGAGTAAAGCAGTTACCGTCGTTCAAGAACGTTATAAGACAATGAAATATGCTGTAACTATTGTCTTGAGCAC TCCAACTCTGAGTAGTATTTCGGTCATTTCTTTCTTCTACGAACTGGGAATGTCTGGCATCAGCACTGTCTTACTG TATTACCTTAAAGCGGCATTCGGTTTTGATAAAAACCAACTTTCAGAAATCCTGAGCATGGTTGGTGTAGGTTCTATTGTTTCTCAG TTGGTGGTGCTCCCTTTAGCTAATCCCTTAGTTGGAGAGAAAGTAATACTGTGTGCTGGCTTATTGGCATCAATAGCATAC GCATTGTTTTATGGCTTTGCATGGGCCTCTTGG GTACCATACCTTAGCGCATCATTTGGAGTGATCTTTATCCTAGTTAAACCAGCT ACCTATGCAGTTATATCAAAAGGATCAAGATCAACCGATCAG GGAAAAGCACAGACTTTTATAGCCGGTGTTCAGTCAATTGCAAGCTTGTTATCGCCATTGGCAATGACTCCATTGACTA CATGGTTCTTGTCCACCAATGCACCGTTTGACTGCAAAGGCTTCAGTATCATTTGTGCCTCTCTATGCATG GTGATCTCTTTGTGTTTCGCATGCTCCCTGAGAGTGGAGTCACCACCTGACGAAGGAGACAATTTAGAAGCACCACTGATATCATAA